A genomic region of Zea mays cultivar B73 chromosome 6, Zm-B73-REFERENCE-NAM-5.0, whole genome shotgun sequence contains the following coding sequences:
- the LOC100280851 gene encoding thiamin pyrophosphokinase 1, whose product MAPTAPTQRPTMRHSSAFLLPSTAPSSPAPGPDDAAVAVVVLNQPLPRFAPLLWSRAAVRVCADGGANRVFDGMPALLPGQDPDEVRASYKPDVIKGDMDSVRPEVKEHYSNLGTRIVDESHDQDTTDLHKCIAFIAENYSATNKSNLSILVLGALGGRFDHEMGNINVLHLFPSINIVLLSDDCLIFLLSKMHTHEIHVEKSIEGPHCGLIPIGMPSTSTTTTGLRWNLDNTSMSFGGLISTSNIVEEDKVTVTSDSDLMWTTSLRK is encoded by the exons ATGGCTCCCACGGCGCCGACGCAACGGCCGACGATGCGCCACTCCTCCGCGTTCCTCCTCCCTTCAACCGCACCGTCATCGCCCGCGCCTGGTCCCGATGACGCCGCCGTCGCGGTCGTCGTCCTCAACCAGCCGCTGCCCCGCTTCGCGCCCCTCCTCTGGTCCAGAG CGGCGGTGCGGGTGTGCGCGGACGGTGGCGCCAACCGCGTCTTCGACGGCATGCCGGCCCTGCTCCCCGGCCAGGACCCCGACGAGGTTCGCGCGAG TTACAAGCCAGATGTAATCAAAGGGGATATGGACTCAGTAAGACCAGAAGTGAAGGAACATTATTCCAACTTG GGCACCAGAATTGTTGACGAGTCACATGACCAGGACACGACCGATTTACACAAATGCATAGCTTTTATAGCTGAGAATTATTCTGCCACTAACAAATCTAAC CTCAGCATCTTGGTCCTTGGAGCACTTGGGGGAAGGTTTGATCACGAGATGGGAAACATCAATGTGCTTCATCTCTTCCCAAGCATCAATATCGTCCTCCTATCAGATGATTGTCTGATCTTTCTGCTCTCGAAAATGCATACCCACGAGATTCACGTTGAAAAGTCGATCGAGGGACCCCACTGTGGATTGATCCCGATTGGCATGCCGTCGACTAGCACCACGACCACCGGGCTTCGATGGAATCTAG ATAATACCAGTATGAGCTTCGGAGGATTGATCAGCACGTCAAATATCGTGGAAGAGGACAAGGTAACGGTCACCTCGGATTCAGACCTTATGTGGACAACATCGCTCCGGAAGTGA
- the LOC100280851 gene encoding thiamin pyrophosphokinase 1 isoform X1: MAPTAPTQRPTMRHSSAFLLPSTAPSSPAPGPDDAAVAVVVLNQPLPRFAPLLWSRAAVRVCADGGANRVFDGMPALLPGQDPDEVRASYKPDVIKGDMDSVRPEVKEHYSNLGTRIVDESHDQDTTDLHKCIAFIAENYSATNKSNQLSILVLGALGGRFDHEMGNINVLHLFPSINIVLLSDDCLIFLLSKMHTHEIHVEKSIEGPHCGLIPIGMPSTSTTTTGLRWNLDNTSMSFGGLISTSNIVEEDKVTVTSDSDLMWTTSLRK, encoded by the exons ATGGCTCCCACGGCGCCGACGCAACGGCCGACGATGCGCCACTCCTCCGCGTTCCTCCTCCCTTCAACCGCACCGTCATCGCCCGCGCCTGGTCCCGATGACGCCGCCGTCGCGGTCGTCGTCCTCAACCAGCCGCTGCCCCGCTTCGCGCCCCTCCTCTGGTCCAGAG CGGCGGTGCGGGTGTGCGCGGACGGTGGCGCCAACCGCGTCTTCGACGGCATGCCGGCCCTGCTCCCCGGCCAGGACCCCGACGAGGTTCGCGCGAG TTACAAGCCAGATGTAATCAAAGGGGATATGGACTCAGTAAGACCAGAAGTGAAGGAACATTATTCCAACTTG GGCACCAGAATTGTTGACGAGTCACATGACCAGGACACGACCGATTTACACAAATGCATAGCTTTTATAGCTGAGAATTATTCTGCCACTAACAAATCTAAC CAGCTCAGCATCTTGGTCCTTGGAGCACTTGGGGGAAGGTTTGATCACGAGATGGGAAACATCAATGTGCTTCATCTCTTCCCAAGCATCAATATCGTCCTCCTATCAGATGATTGTCTGATCTTTCTGCTCTCGAAAATGCATACCCACGAGATTCACGTTGAAAAGTCGATCGAGGGACCCCACTGTGGATTGATCCCGATTGGCATGCCGTCGACTAGCACCACGACCACCGGGCTTCGATGGAATCTAG ATAATACCAGTATGAGCTTCGGAGGATTGATCAGCACGTCAAATATCGTGGAAGAGGACAAGGTAACGGTCACCTCGGATTCAGACCTTATGTGGACAACATCGCTCCGGAAGTGA